Part of the Phycodurus eques isolate BA_2022a chromosome 3, UOR_Pequ_1.1, whole genome shotgun sequence genome, aagggagagcccggacagcctgcggaggaaactcatttcggccatcTTGTCCTTCGGCTGGTGACCGAAGGTGAGGCCGGCGACGTAGCTCGAGCGTCGCCTTCCGCCTGAGCTCCTTCTCCACCGCGACGCCTCGCTGCAGCCATCCGCCTGGCCATCTCGCGCTcttttcttccctcactcgtgaagcCGATCTCCTCCCGACCCGGAGACGGCACTCCGCCCTTCTCCGACCGAGAACcacggcctcagatttggaggtgctgattttcatcgcgcgcgcacacacacacacacacacacacacactctaacCCTCAGCGAGGACCTGTTCGCcacgggtgaccctgccaggcctaaaacttttattttgacacaaacaTGATTGTCTATAGTCATAAACTTTTATTTCACCATGAACATGATTATTTACATCATAAACTTGTATTTTGACATGAACATGAGTCACTTTGCACACTTTTCAAGACaggaagtagaaaaaaaattgcggGTTTGTACATTAGCTCCGCCTCCTTCCAGCATAGGACATCACGCAAAGACAACACTTAGCACTGGCGTGTTAGCATTAACATTTGCTGCGCGTCAATCACGATGACATCACTGAACTAAAGGTTAATGTGTTGCTACATTAGCGTTCACAAAACGTGCGTTCATGTGCGCTTCTAAAAATGTTCGCTAGCAAAGGTTAGCAAGCTGGGAAATGTCACTAGCATAACTTCTGATGCAATgaaattacataaataaaacactattattacattttcacaaGGGTTAACTGTTTGATGTGGAAAACACGAACATATGGAGATAAGGTAATACAcacaatcatcatcatattcatacatatttttaaaaagggatcAAATATATGATAAATTctttcatgcttttatttttaaaatatgaaatatgtctCAGAGAGACACACCTAATTTATTGTCTCGTCTTCGACTGTTAGAAGGTCTAAAGTTGGTCCTGGTCTAAAGTTAGATCAGCTCTAAAGTTAGTTCTGGTCTAACTTTGGACCAGGTCTAAAGTCGATCCAGGTGTAAGGGCTAGGGATGTACCGATAGCACATTTTTCAGACCAAGTAagagtacaagtacttacatttgagaaGTGTAGTACGTAATtgtgtttttcaccatttcagttttccggATTTTTGGGGAGGGTGGCTAAAGCAGGCCGTAGTGACGCAATTGCGCTCAGGCGTGGTCCCCCCACACACTTTATAAcaacttgagcgccttcgtcGACATTAGCAGGTTATCTTTGTATGCCGCCACCCTAAAAAGCATATTCCCTTCAGATAGTCCGCTTGTGTGGcggctttagagcgccttgttgtcagCCATGATGAGAAGGGAAAAGCAGAAGTGACTTTCGGCTTTTCCCTGTCAGGGGaccgaaaaagaaaaaaaaaagtccaacatgACGGCCAGCGCGCGGACCGGGGCTTCGGGCTGTCGCGGCCGCTTTCCAGGGCCTCGTTGCCGGCCGTAAGTGCGCCGCGGGTCACGGCGGCGTGAGGAGGACGGAATTTTTTTGAATCATTCAAATGTGGCAGGGTTAACAAACACTTTTTCTGTAGCGAATCAAATATACAACACATTAATCtttactttacagggacttaattttttttcttaggaTCTTATTTCTTCTGtttgatgttttatgttggaCCTTTCTGACGTGCAGCTCGTTGTGAAGCCGcggttgttttttaaagtggcCTACAAAAAAGTTGGGTCGTGATCTGCTGTCCTACGTTGCATGTGTTGTGTACGCCTCGGCCTCCAGGGGGCAGTGTGGTCGCACATGCAGATAACGcaaagaaaatctttttttgtttttgcagtggAGAAAGCATCATCTTTCTGTATCTGCTCTTTTAAAGTGACATTGATGTTATTTGTCAGCCCAtcaatggcattttgcattgttagcattaagctagctaaATTGAGGTTGTGTATTTATAGGATTATGTGCTTAGTTAAATACACGTGTGTAATTGTCTTGATTGTGTGTTacgttttacagtaaactggaGTCAAGAAACAGctagtacacttttttttttttttttttaaagaactgttTGCTTTCTGCTAAACTGCAGACGGCACGCTCTGACAGGACGGAATAGTACAGTACGCACACGGAAAAAGCACtcctttgaattgacttcatttgaacattaaaatgtggtaaacttactttttttttcaagtgcaactgttcaaattaagtacatGTTTTCCATTGTATATGACAGGCTGGTATCGGATGTTGTACTATCGGAGCGTTTTTACAAGTACAAGTAGAGGCGACCGCTAAGTCGTGTGTAACTAGAGTGgctttcacaataaaagtctGATTAATCGGTTGAGCTAGCATAAGGAGAAAGTTTCGTGTTAGCTTAGtcggaaaatgaaaaaaattttaaaaaaggttttatttgacCAAGCGTAAAATCGATGTAAACATCttgtaaacaataaaaaacatcgTCTTGccttaaaaatgacaacaacaaaaaactatgacaaaaacaaaaataaccctATGACATCACTAGAAGTtagcaaaatgctaaattagcacAATTAGCGTCAGAGAAAAGTCCATCTTTTAACCGAACGACAGATTAAAAGTTAACAAAAGTGCATTGGCTGGATTAGCATCAAACACACACTAATAAATGCTCACTTAGCATTAGCAAGTGTTTGGCTAACAAGCGGTGAAGTTCATATGATACGTCGCAGGATCTCCGTCGATGTACGCGCACCCGACGAGCTACACGTGCTAACAAGAGCTGCTAACTGGAAATGCTACACGTGGCAGAGAAAAGAGCGTAAAACATCGTCGTCGTCTCTGAGTAAACAGCTACAAACCGGTGTTAAacgtacggcccgcgggccacaacTGGCACGTCGGGGGGGTCCAATCCGACTGCGGGGatagagaacacattcactgctattgcTCAATAAAAGTAACATTGCTAATTTTGTCTCTGGAGGTCGCACTGACGACCTCTTAAATGAGCACTTcccacttaaatgacattctgaAATTGGCTTTTGCAAcatgacaaattattatttgcacTGAAACAATGGGAAACAAAATggattttttcttatttatagCTTTTTAGGCCACGAACATAGTGGCTCGACCCACTTAAGATCAAATCAGGGGGAATGTGGCCTCTGAACTCAAATGACTGACacccattttaaaacatttgatgaCATCACTGATTCAAGTTGAAAAGCTAAATTAGCACAATTAGCGTAAATCAATATTTCATTCACACATTACTGATAAAAAGTCTGTTGACGTTTGTGCACTGGCTGAATTAGCGTCTATTAGCAATAGCCAAATACACACATGTAGAGTTGGCTATAAAATGCTGAGTTCGCATGAGCAAGTGGTCAGTGAACAAGTGGTGACGTTTGCATGAGATGTCGCAGGTCTCTGTCACATAAAACCAGCTaaacatgctaacattagctgctAACTGAAAATGCTACATGTGGCTAACTTCCTCAATGctaacaacaaatgtgtgaagCTGCTAAAACCAACAAGTGTTGTGAAGCGTTTGACTAGTTAGCTAGCGTGCTGCGTGTCGATTGGCCGGTGGAGGTAGACAGAGTGACATCATAATATAGGTCTGATGACATCATCGATCCCAGCGTGCCGTGGGAGCGTCGGGGGGCGGAACCTGTGGAGCTTTGTGGGCGGGGCATTAAGATCTATAGCTGCGACACTGAAGCTAACTTGCTAAAGCTAACCAGCGGTGTTGACCGTTTGCTGTATTGCGCAAtagaaaatatgaacaaatatcCTGCtgaggtcacttcctgtttcatACCCTTCCCACTGTAACCGACAAACAAATATGGTTTTATCATTGCAATTTAAGTGAGTGAACGGAagccacttcctgttccacTGGCTCCGCCCACCTGATAAATGATCAGGAAACACTAAAacacttttgaaaataaaatcaacactcGGTGTGTTGTGTACGCACGCGTGTGTTCAGATGTCGGTGTTTCGTGCGCGGGCAGCCGGCGGGCGTGGCCCGAGCGTTCAGACCACGGTGCTGACGGAGGGATCCGATAGGTTGATCTGTCCGGTGATGTCGGTCGGGTACGGCTGCACGGGAAGGAggaacacgcacacaccgaCGTTAACGtgtcttcttcatcatcatcatcatcatcatcatcatacgAACGGCCATCAAGGCGGCGGTCGTCATCACCTGTAGGTTCTTCCTCCAGACGTTGACGGCGGCGAACGCCAGCTGCATCTGCTTCCTGCGGGCGTCCTTGTGGCGCTTGTAGGCAATCTcgatgaagatgaggaagatGCCCGCCACGATGCCGCCCGCCACCAGCATGAACACACCTGAACCGCAACGACAAGAAGAAGACGCGGCAGCAGAAAAAGAAGACGAATGAGAAGGagcagaagaaaataaaaaataaaataagaacgAAAATCGTATCGGCATTAGCACATTACATTTGACatccttggcaaataaagaggattcagAGAAGACGACGACGCCGGAGCAGCTCACCTGCCATGTTTTCGAAGGTCAGCGTTGCGGGCGCGTTGCTCCTGGAGTCGCACTCCTGGTAGCGAACCCAAGTCTTGTCCAGGTCCTCCATGAAGCCGTTCTCGTGAGAACTGAGGAGCAGGAGGAACGACGCCTCTGTCGGTTTGTCGGCTCCGTTCGTCGGCCTGTCGCTAAGGCCCGCTACACACGTCAAGACAACCGGGCTGTTTTGGGCCCGATTCCGCTCCAGACTATCCGACGGCTAAAATCATCCTTAACATCGTCCTCAGGTCTGAGGTGCGCTAAGAGCAGATTGgtcccgattttagggtccAAAACAGGTCGGAGCCGACAATCTTCAATAATGAACGccttcaatatttacgatcggGAATTTTTGCGCGTGAGGAAAGCCGACGTCTCCCGTGTCGCGACGCCGAGAGAGAACGCGATGTAGCCCGGCCAGAAGCGAGCTGACCGAGGAACGAGGAAGCGGGCGTGCTTCCCTCCCCGTGCGCTTTTTGGGACTGCGGGACAACCGGTCCTGTAGGACCCAAAAGCGGCTCGCCGACACATTTTGGCTGGGTCGCGCCCGGCGTATTTTTTTGTTCCAAAACGACGGTCCCGCTTGCGGCCACCCTCGCAAACACGCGTACCCGCGAGCGTCCGCCCGTCTTCGGTTTCGTGAGATCGCGCGAGATTTCAAGATGGGAATCTTTACGGGTGAGGTGTTGCGTGTTGAGATTATCTGTTCAATGATCGATCTCAAATCTCTTAAGATGTGCAAAATGGCGGCGTGCGTAGCAGGTGTCGGTCACCCACCTGAGGATGGCGAGCGACACGTTCTGCTTCCAGGGGCTGTCCTTCCGCATGCCGATGCCGAATCCCGAGCGGAAGAAAAGTTCCCCGGTGGTCACCAGGTCGCATTTCTGCGACGCCTCGAACTCCAGCACGGCGCTGTCCCAGATGAAGGCGTGCAGTTTGCTACCGGGGACGGAGAGGGGAGGAGCAGAGCGCACGTATTGATTTCTTGTTCTCGATGAAGCTGGATTTTTGCAGGTGAGCTTGTATTTGTTGTCGTTTGGGCCTGAAAACGGAGAAGATGATGGAGCAAAAGTAGCGCGGCCTTTGGGAAGGAGGCGCTTCCTAAAAGTGCCGGAAGCGAGGGTGCGGGCGGTGGTACGCACGGTAGGCTGGGCTCTTGACAATCGCCGCGGGTCCGTCCTAACCTACATGCTAACACGCAGCCGCCGGTATCTGTGGGGGCTACGTCGAGTGACCTCTAAACCCGTTCCGGACCGCCCGCGACAGCTGACGGACTGCCATACGAAGAGACCGTGTAGAAAACGTTTCCCCGTCCCGCACGCTGCCAGCGACTTGAGATACgggttgaatttgttccatgaccccACTCGGAACTCAAAATACTCTCAAATCTGAAATGACGGAAAATGCCGTTAATCCGTCCCAGTCtaccaaacataaataaaatttcagAACAAAATCACGCtcgataatattgtacttcctAAATCATTGTACATCATAGAagagggaagaggagggggcCACCCCCAAGCGGTTTCTTCTTCCGCCGCGTCGAAAACCGCGACTGGCGACTTTTTcgcatttaaagggaacgaGAGGAGCCGCTCGGGTTGGGACGGGATCGAAGTCGCTTTTCCAGACCGGCGTTTCGTGCGGGAGCGGAAACCGGTTGATTCTTTCTCGTGTCTTCGGGACGCCGCCGCACGCGCGTACGGGGTTGAGCTTTCGTTCGTGACTTTCAGGGCAGCAGTCGGATGTAGAAACAGCCGTCCGTGTAAGGTAGCGTGGGAGGCGTTTGTTTCTCACTTGTCTCGGACGGCCTGAATGGCCTCGGCGGCGCTCTCGTAGTTGTGCTTCTCCATGTGCCGATACATCGTGCTCAGCTCCACTTGACGCCGGAAGTAAATGTCCACTGAACTCTGCTTCACCGTCGCGTAGATGAACTTGTCCGACGGGTTACGCAGCTGACGCgcgcaaaaacaaaagagagagaaacaaacaCACGTCAGCGCGTTAAAAACATATGCAAAAAATGCATGCATTTCAAACACACGCtaaagcacaaaaaaagaacaacacggAAAACACACGCAAAGACTCAAACAATACgtaagacacacaaaaaacatgcaaaacatggaaaaaaacacaaaatcatgcatccatccattttcttcaccgcttctcctcgggcaggaggcggggtacgccctgaaccggtcgccagcccatcgcagggcacagacaaacaaacgaccagtcgcactcacagtcacacctacgggcaatttagagtcttcaattaacctagcgtgcatgttttggggatgtggggggaaagccgagtgcccggagaaaagccacgcaggcacgggtggagaacatgcaaactccacacaggcggggccggggatcgaacccgggtcctcagaactgcgaggctgacgctctaaccggtcgtccaccgtgccgcccaaaatcatacaaaaagacgaaaaaaaacctgacacagaagcatgcaaaaaaaagaaaacggaaAACACACACGCCGTTGGAAGATCAAAATCTTACCGtggcatgatgatgatgaggaggaggacagGATGACGAAATGTGATGAAGATGACGCAGAGGAGGGCGGGACGACGTCACGATGTCGCCGGCGAACTGAACGCATCGACAACGAGAAACAAACGCAcacgcaaaacacacacaagacaaaCACGAGCGAAAGACAAAACGCAAAACAACACTcacacaagaaaaatattcaaacGGACATTGAACAcgtaaacaaacacaagcaAAACACGAAGAATACTCACAAAGGACGTAAAACATGCGACAcgcgtaaaaagaaaaaaacacacaacgcgAACACAtaaaagacacacacgcacaacacaAAAGCCCGAAAATCGATGTACAAGCCATCAATGCAAAACGCACACACGGGAGACACGCGGGGAACACGTGCAAAGACACTTTGCCAAAAGAGAGGTCAAAGGTCATGCAAAGGTCTTCCGTCTCCTCGACATCCCGCTCAAGGTCCGGCCGCGTACTAGTAGGCCGGCAGCGCCACCGGCCGCGGAACTAAGCTCACGAGTTGTTCTCCTAGTGCCCCGCTTTGTCTTACTAGCGAGGCCAAAGAGAGtcctacactgaaaaaaaaataacttcagttCATTAAACCGATGTCATGAAAATAACGTACGCAACCCGATGGGTCAATGTAGTTCTCGTACATGGCGACCTCAGGCTGGCTGTTGTCTCTGGCTCGGACGTGTGGCTTTCTAGTCCTAGCGTCAGCTCACTAGCGTGCTGGGCGTTTAACGTGCTTCCTTTCTTATGCTACcgctgtatttgtattatttccatGTTGAAAACAACACGAGAAGCCGCGCTTCAACCGACTGGCAATTCAAACCGGTGAGCCGTCGCTTGCGCTTTAGGGCCTCTTTAAACTCCCGCGTGGCCCCGGAGATCCTCTCTCGTCATTGGTCTGCTTTAGTCACATGctcagctttccccttggtCCCTCATGCCACcgacgccgccgccttctcgatccattttgcaatataattaacCGCGTCATCTCGTGTTCTCCGTCAAcggaccgtctgttgtcgtactggagcggctccgacgaccggagacaaattccttgtgtgtttttggacatacttggcaaataaagatgattctgattctgattctgatctaggTCCGTTTTTGTTCGAGCGGGCACTGTTGCACGGTGGCCATCGTAgttgctttgttccttcttCCGCAgcgtaaaaacggctaccggaattgGCCCTAAAATGCAACGCAAACTCCACCCCGCGGCGTCCTAGCCaacaccagccgtagcgacaccgcCGACTTGGAGGaaaactgcagcacattttcaaatgtggcGCTCGAATAGGAAGGCAAACTGTGGTCATCATAAATTGGACCCGATTCCCTTacgagaaagaattccacctgcgcTGTCCAGTATGCAGGGAGAACATTTCTGTCACTCTGGTTGACGTTTTGGCGAGAAAGTTACTGAATAGGTTTCAAGCCACCGGATCGTTTGGAATGGGCTCATTCTAGACATCGTCCGTGAATCACGATACGAGTCGAATCGTTACAACGAATCCTGGGACCCCTCCTTTAAACGCTAACGGAGCTTTCCATCGAGGGGGGGAGTGAAGAAGCGGAGGACACGATGACGATCTCGCGCGTTGGCGCTGACCCTGGGGTCGTTGATGCCAGTGATGCGCTCCTCAGGCCGATCCAGCACCAGGAAGGCGGCCAGGTTGGCCGTGTACGACGCCACGATGATCATGGCGAAGCCCGCCCACACCATTCCCAGAATCCTCGCCGAGAAACTCCTCGGGGCCCCTGGCGGGGGCGAAAGCACACGTTTCAGACGCGCTCGCGACACGCCGGGACCGCGCGCCGGGCGGGCTCACCTTCTCCGATCCCGGAATTGAGCAGAACTCCCCAGGAGAACCACATGGCCGAGGACAAGGTGAGggcgtcttcttcttcttcttcgctgTTCACTTTGAACCTTCCGAAGGGGCTGCACGCGCGCAGGCGTTAGCGCACGCTCGCTAACACGAGGCAGACCGTCACGTCGCGTCAAACGCGTAGCGCGTGTTCCTACCTGAATCGGTCTAATAGGTAGAGCATCACTGCCACCACGTGCACCGACAGGCCGACGAGGAGCCACAAGGTGCTCTGGAAAGGTTGCATGAAGGAGTCCAGCGTACTGCGAGGGATTTCCTGCACTCACACAAGCGCCGCCCGCCGAACCGGTCAACGCCGCCGTCGTCATTCCGAAGCGAACGCGCGGACGGGCGAGTCACCTTTTTGACGAGGATGGTGAGGCCCTGGTACTTGAAAGGCTTGGAGAACTCGATGTACTGAGCGCGCTCGTTGTTGATGGTGAGGGGCGCCACGATCATGTCGGCCAGGCCGCCCAGCAGCTCGCCCATCATGCCGTTCCACTCCTTCTTGTTGCTGTTGTTCACCTGCCGGCGCACGTCGTCACAACGCGCTTCGGAACCGCGCCGACATTTCGCCCAAACCGCCcgcccgccccgccccgccccgcccccaatTGGGACGTCGCTCGCCGCGACCCCTCGACTGCCGCGAGCTCGCCCGTCCGGAACGGCCTTCGTTACCGCGGTAGCCGAGCCACATTTCCTCTGGCCTTGGCGGACAAGGAAAAGGAGAAGAAGGTGAAGGGGAAGgacaagaaggaggaggaggaaaaggagaCAGAGAAGATGGAGAAAAGAAGAAGGATAAATAGAAGGGAGGAGAAGAAGGGGAAGGAGAGGAAGGAAAAGAAGGGGAGAAGgaaaaggaggaaaaggagaaggagaaaaaggagaaaaacaagaagaaaaaggaggaaaagaagatggaggagcagaagaagaaggagaaaaaggagaaggacgggaaggaaaagaagaagacagagAGGGAAAACgaggagaaagaggagaaaATGGAGGTGGTGTGCACTTTTCTgccagatgatgtggttgtCACGACAACAGGGACGATGATGTGACAAGGTGTCGCCAGGGCAACGGGGACAAACAGACGCGGTCCCGGCAAGAAGGAAATGTGACGAGGCGTTGCCACTGACGCGGTCCTTCGATCGGCGGGCGGAGCCGCGCACGTGTAACGGAATCACGCATCCCCAATACACGTTAGCGCCTTCTTCAAACACGGCGGACGCACGTATCTCAACCATACGTACGAGACGAAGTCCTTCGTGCAATGCGGCCATTTTGTCAGGCGAGCGAGCGGGCGGGCCGGCGCGTGCGCGTCTTACTCTCTCTTGCGTTCCGAACTTGCCGTCGGCCACCAGGTGAACCTCGTACGTGAAGTTCATGCTCATGGCCAACTTGATCAGGAGGTCGATGCAGAAGCCGTAACAACACTGAGGAACCGTCGGCTGACCTGCAAGACGCACACGCGTGCGGACCGCTGTTAATCGTCTTGACCAAAACGTTTGGCTGCGCTCACAGTCAACTAATTGGACTAAAACGTGACGATGACGacatacaaatgtttttccGGGAATTAAGACGACGACGAAGCGTATTGACATTGTTGTCGACGAATAAAAATGAGACAATCGGAAGCAAATGAGTGTGACGAGGCGGCCGAAGTCGACGACACACAGGTAATTGCGTGTTAAGGTCTTCAAAATACGATTTGTATTGATTATTTAGCGGGACTTTCCTGCCGTTTCGCATCGGCGCACGGGAGACGGGAACAATTGTGTTCGTTAAACGGGTTTGTTGAGAATCGgcgcctccaaatctgagaccgcggtcctcggtcggaaaagggcggcgtgccctctcggggtcggggacgagatcctgccccgagtggaggagttcaagtatctcggggtctcgttcacgagcgaaggaagaacggaacgggagatcgacaggcggatcggtgcggcgtccgcggcgatgcggacttcgtatcggtccgtcgtggtgaaggaggagctgagccgaaaggcgaagctctcgagcAACTGGAACACGCCCGCGTGCTGTGAACGTTATCGCCTTGTGCTCGAATATGGAGAACACAAACTGTACTGAAATGCGCCAATCAGAAAATGATCACAAACAAAAGTTCAATTCAATTGCTGCtaaatacatatttgaaaaCTGTTCTCAAATATGAATCCTAAATATAttgaagttaaatacaactccatttattttccaaatgcGAACATTCAATTCAGCGACTCCAGTGGGCAGCGATTCCCAAGCGGGGCCCGTCGGAGCCGCGAGCGCTCTtcggtgtgccgtgggaaaggGTCACATTTGACGGAAGTGATTTCTTGTTTACAAGAAATCGTGTCTATTTaggccagtgaggcatagtgacagacagaacaaataaatgctctccCCTTCGACGGCACGAGGTACACGTTTGTCGGTGGGAGGCCACAGATCTCCGGTCGTACTCGGAGCGCACTTTGACAACCGCTGATCCAGAGGAAGGTAATTACTTTCAGAAATGGAAGGGAACATTTACCATACCCTTTACACACTTTTCATTTTAGTCAATCTAAATTTACTGGCGCTTTCGTCAACTCTAATCTTAAGGTATTTTGTCAACGAAAAGTAGACTGAAACTAAAACCATTTCGATGATTACAAAACTAAATGACATTTGAGTCCAAAGACTTGGACTCAAACCAAATCAAAATTTGCTGTCAAAATGAATACCGATGCGCACGTGTTCCTACCTGGGACGGTTCCGTTGGGACCGGTGCAGATGACCTTCTTGATGAGGACTCCGTTGACGGTGTATTCCTCCTTACACGTTCCGT contains:
- the grin1b gene encoding glutamate receptor ionotropic, NMDA 1b isoform X3; translation: MEVRASLLLLALHCGAVALCGCEPRVLNVGAVLSQKRYEQVFRDAVAHANAVYGRDRFKMNAIAVTHKPNAIQMALSVCEDLISNQVYAILVSHPPQSNDHLTPTPVSYTAGFYRIPVVGLTTRMSIYSDKSIHLSFLRTVPPYSHQASVWFDLMREFRWNHIILIVSDDHEGRAAQKRLETLLEEKETKAEKVLLFGSDTNLTALLMDAKDLEARVIILSASEDEATGVYKAARRLNMTGSGYVWIVGEREMTGKALSEAPDGLLGLQLINGKNESAHIMDAVGVVAQSLQELLDKENITEPPRGCVGNTNIWRTGPLFKRVLMSSKYAEGLTGRIEFNDDGDRRFATYNILNYQQKPGRLVQVGIFNGSQVLMNPQRKIIWPGGETEKPVGYQMSTKLKIVTIHQEPFVYVKPTKTDGTCKEEYTVNGVLIKKVICTGPNGTVPGQPTVPQCCYGFCIDLLIKLAMSMNFTYEVHLVADGKFGTQERVNNSNKKEWNGMMGELLGGLADMIVAPLTINNERAQYIEFSKPFKYQGLTILVKKEIPRSTLDSFMQPFQSTLWLLVGLSVHVVAVMLYLLDRFSPFGRFKVNSEEEEEDALTLSSAMWFSWGVLLNSGIGEGAPRSFSARILGMVWAGFAMIIVASYTANLAAFLVLDRPEERITGINDPRLRNPSDKFIYATVKQSSVDIYFRRQVELSTMYRHMEKHNYESAAEAIQAVRDNKLHAFIWDSAVLEFEASQKCDLVTTGELFFRSGFGIGMRKDSPWKQNVSLAILSDRPTNGADKPTEASFLLLLSSHENGFMEDLDKTWVRYQECDSRSNAPATLTFENMAGVFMLVAGGIVAGIFLIFIEIAYKRHKDARRKQMQLAFAAVNVWRKNLQPYPTDITGQINLSDPSVSTVV
- the grin1b gene encoding glutamate receptor ionotropic, NMDA 1b isoform X1, giving the protein MEVRASLLLLALHCGAVALCGCEPRVLNVGAVLSQKRYEQVFRDAVAHANAVYGRDRFKMNAIAVTHKPNAIQMALSVCEDLISNQVYAILVSHPPQSNDHLTPTPVSYTAGFYRIPVVGLTTRMSIYSDKSIHLSFLRTVPPYSHQASVWFDLMREFRWNHIILIVSDDHEGRAAQKRLETLLEEKETKTKIRNYENVDQHGFDFRRTPKAEKVLLFGSDTNLTALLMDAKDLEARVIILSASEDEATGVYKAARRLNMTGSGYVWIVGEREMTGKALSEAPDGLLGLQLINGKNESAHIMDAVGVVAQSLQELLDKENITEPPRGCVGNTNIWRTGPLFKRVLMSSKYAEGLTGRIEFNDDGDRRFATYNILNYQQKPGRLVQVGIFNGSQVLMNPQRKIIWPGGETEKPVGYQMSTKLKIVTIHQEPFVYVKPTKTDGTCKEEYTVNGVLIKKVICTGPNGTVPGQPTVPQCCYGFCIDLLIKLAMSMNFTYEVHLVADGKFGTQERVNNSNKKEWNGMMGELLGGLADMIVAPLTINNERAQYIEFSKPFKYQGLTILVKKEIPRSTLDSFMQPFQSTLWLLVGLSVHVVAVMLYLLDRFSPFGRFKVNSEEEEEDALTLSSAMWFSWGVLLNSGIGEGAPRSFSARILGMVWAGFAMIIVASYTANLAAFLVLDRPEERITGINDPRLRNPSDKFIYATVKQSSVDIYFRRQVELSTMYRHMEKHNYESAAEAIQAVRDNKLHAFIWDSAVLEFEASQKCDLVTTGELFFRSGFGIGMRKDSPWKQNVSLAILSDRPTNGADKPTEASFLLLLSSHENGFMEDLDKTWVRYQECDSRSNAPATLTFENMAGVFMLVAGGIVAGIFLIFIEIAYKRHKDARRKQMQLAFAAVNVWRKNLQPYPTDITGQINLSDPSVSTVV
- the grin1b gene encoding glutamate receptor ionotropic, NMDA 1b isoform X4, with translation MEVRASLLLLALHCGAVALCGCEPRVLNVGAVLSQKRYEQVFRDAVAHANAVYGRDRFKMNAIAVTHKPNAIQMALSVCEDLISNQVYAILVSHPPQSNDHLTPTPVSYTAGFYRIPVVGLTTRMSIYSDKSIHLSFLRTVPPYSHQASVWFDLMREFRWNHIILIVSDDHEGRAAQKRLETLLEEKETKAEKVLLFGSDTNLTALLMDAKDLEARVIILSASEDEATGVYKAARRLNMTGSGYVWIVGEREMTGKALSEAPDGLLGLQLINGKNESAHIMDAVGVVAQSLQELLDKENITEPPRGCVGNTNIWRTGPLFKRVLMSSKYAEGLTGRIEFNDDGDRRFATYNILNYQQKPGRLVQVGIFNGSQVLMNPQRKIIWPGGETEKPVGYQMSTKLKIVTIHQEPFVYVKPTKTDGTCKEEYTVNGVLIKKVICTGPNGTVPGQPTVPQCCYGFCIDLLIKLAMSMNFTYEVHLVADGKFGTQERVNNSNKKEWNGMMGELLGGLADMIVAPLTINNERAQYIEFSKPFKYQGLTILVKKEIPRSTLDSFMQPFQSTLWLLVGLSVHVVAVMLYLLDRFSPFGRFKVNSEEEEEDALTLSSAMWFSWGVLLNSGIGEGAPRSFSARILGMVWAGFAMIIVASYTANLAAFLVLDRPEERITGINDPRLRNPSDKFIYATVKQSSVDIYFRRQVELSTMYRHMEKHNYESAAEAIQAVRDNKLHAFIWDSAVLEFEASQKCDLVTTGELFFRSGFGIGMRKDSPWKQNVSLAILSSHENGFMEDLDKTWVRYQECDSRSNAPATLTFENMAGVFMLVAGGIVAGIFLIFIEIAYKRHKDARRKQMQLAFAAVNVWRKNLQPYPTDITGQINLSDPSVSTVV
- the grin1b gene encoding glutamate receptor ionotropic, NMDA 1b isoform X2, which translates into the protein MEVRASLLLLALHCGAVALCGCEPRVLNVGAVLSQKRYEQVFRDAVAHANAVYGRDRFKMNAIAVTHKPNAIQMALSVCEDLISNQVYAILVSHPPQSNDHLTPTPVSYTAGFYRIPVVGLTTRMSIYSDKSIHLSFLRTVPPYSHQASVWFDLMREFRWNHIILIVSDDHEGRAAQKRLETLLEEKETKTKIRNYENVDQHGFDFRRTPKAEKVLLFGSDTNLTALLMDAKDLEARVIILSASEDEATGVYKAARRLNMTGSGYVWIVGEREMTGKALSEAPDGLLGLQLINGKNESAHIMDAVGVVAQSLQELLDKENITEPPRGCVGNTNIWRTGPLFKRVLMSSKYAEGLTGRIEFNDDGDRRFATYNILNYQQKPGRLVQVGIFNGSQVLMNPQRKIIWPGGETEKPVGYQMSTKLKIVTIHQEPFVYVKPTKTDGTCKEEYTVNGVLIKKVICTGPNGTVPGQPTVPQCCYGFCIDLLIKLAMSMNFTYEVHLVADGKFGTQERVNNSNKKEWNGMMGELLGGLADMIVAPLTINNERAQYIEFSKPFKYQGLTILVKKEIPRSTLDSFMQPFQSTLWLLVGLSVHVVAVMLYLLDRFSPFGRFKVNSEEEEEDALTLSSAMWFSWGVLLNSGIGEGAPRSFSARILGMVWAGFAMIIVASYTANLAAFLVLDRPEERITGINDPRLRNPSDKFIYATVKQSSVDIYFRRQVELSTMYRHMEKHNYESAAEAIQAVRDNKLHAFIWDSAVLEFEASQKCDLVTTGELFFRSGFGIGMRKDSPWKQNVSLAILSSHENGFMEDLDKTWVRYQECDSRSNAPATLTFENMAGVFMLVAGGIVAGIFLIFIEIAYKRHKDARRKQMQLAFAAVNVWRKNLQPYPTDITGQINLSDPSVSTVV